Proteins encoded within one genomic window of Deltaproteobacteria bacterium:
- the rpoC gene encoding DNA-directed RNA polymerase subunit beta', with product MEDFLGLFEKPQNPLRFNAIRVSLASPDLIRSWSHGEVKKPETINYRTFKPERDGLFCAKIFGPTKDYECNCGKYKRMRHRGVVCEKCGVEVIQSKVRRERMGHIDLASPVAHIWFLKSLPSRIGTLLDMTLKELERVLYFESYIIVDPGTTPLKKKELVSETRYRKLVEEHGPGTFIAEMGAEAIRKLLRDLHLEKLSEDLRIEMVETSSEARRKKIAKRLKVLNAFRHSGNKPEWMILEVLPVIPPDLRPLVPLDGGRFATSDLNDLYRRVINRNNRLKRLIELSAPDIIVRNEKRMLQEAVDALFDNGRRGRPLSGPNKRPLKSLSDMLKGKGGRFRQNLLGKRVDYSGRSVIVIGPELRLHQCGLPKHMALELFKPFIYNKLEERGHTTTIKSAKKMVEKERPEVWDILDEVIREHPVLLNRAPTLHRLGIQAFEPTLIEGKAIQLHPLVCMAYNADFDGDQMAVHIPLSVEAQVEARGLMMSTNNILSPAHGKAIIGPTQDIVLGLYSMTREKPSALGEGKIFSNPDEVRIAYDQRAVELQARIKVRIHGEMTETTVGRTLLYDIVPAEISFSEVNRVMKKKELGSLIDSAFRKSGNKATVIFADRLKDLGFEYATRAGISIGIQDMAIPPAKEKLLGEAQRSLEEIQDQYTKGLITDGERHNKVVDTWAAVTDEVANEMFKGLQQNRKGFSPIYIMADSGARGSAQQIRQLAGMRGLMAKPSGEIIETPITANFREGLSVLQYFISTHGARKGLADTALKTANSGYLTRRLVDVAQDSIVSEEDCGTIDGIEMTPLVEGGEIIEGLGERVLGRVALEDVRDPFSNETLVYANEEIDEERVKLIEDAGLERVRIRSALTCQARRGICIRCYGRDLARGRIVNMGEAVGIIAAQSIGEPGTQLTMRTFHFGGAASRRAEQTTLTPRNEGILRFVNLQTVTSRDGDLVVINRNGEVIIVDSPEPGRERERERYPIVYGARFKKKDGARVKAGDLIAEWDPFTIPILTELGGEVRFSDLDERTMQEKVDERTGLSSRVIVDYRDPNVRPRISIVDEAGKVAKLMNGNEARYVLPVGANLNVVEGQKVSAGDVVAKIPRETTKTKDITGGLPRVAELFEARKPKEFAVISEIEGIVSFGKDTKGKRKVVISPEVGEPREYLIPRGKNISVREGDHVRAGEALMDGSSNPHDILGVLGEKELAKSLVDSVQEIYRLQGVRIHDKHIEVIVRQMMRRVAVTEVGDSDFLIGEQVEKWRFQEETEKILTQGGKPPEAKSLLMGITKASLSTDSFISAASFQETTKVLTEAAIHGKIDMLLGLKENVIMGRLIPAGTGTLTYNKSIMHTAEGEGDEQSPSRAMGA from the coding sequence ATGGAAGATTTTCTCGGTCTGTTTGAGAAACCACAAAATCCGCTCCGTTTTAATGCTATCCGCGTGTCCTTAGCATCACCGGATTTGATTCGTTCGTGGTCGCATGGCGAAGTAAAAAAACCGGAAACGATTAACTATCGAACCTTCAAGCCAGAACGCGATGGCTTATTTTGCGCTAAAATCTTTGGCCCGACCAAAGACTATGAGTGCAATTGCGGAAAATATAAACGCATGCGACATCGCGGTGTTGTCTGCGAAAAATGTGGTGTCGAAGTTATTCAATCAAAAGTGCGTCGTGAACGGATGGGCCATATCGATTTGGCGAGCCCGGTGGCGCATATTTGGTTTCTCAAGAGCTTACCCAGTCGGATTGGGACGTTGCTCGATATGACCCTAAAGGAGCTTGAGCGCGTCCTCTATTTTGAGTCGTATATCATTGTTGATCCTGGTACCACGCCACTCAAAAAGAAAGAATTGGTAAGTGAAACCCGCTATCGCAAACTTGTAGAGGAGCATGGGCCAGGGACATTTATCGCAGAAATGGGTGCTGAGGCGATTCGTAAGCTGCTTCGCGACCTGCATCTGGAGAAGCTTTCTGAAGATTTACGTATCGAAATGGTGGAAACTTCCAGTGAAGCTCGTCGTAAGAAGATCGCCAAACGCCTTAAAGTGCTTAATGCGTTTCGACACTCAGGCAACAAACCTGAGTGGATGATTCTCGAAGTTTTACCTGTCATCCCGCCAGACTTGCGTCCGCTCGTGCCGCTCGATGGTGGCCGATTTGCGACCTCGGATCTGAATGATCTCTATCGTCGGGTGATTAACCGGAATAACCGGCTCAAGCGATTGATCGAACTCAGCGCCCCCGACATTATCGTGCGCAACGAAAAGCGCATGTTGCAAGAGGCGGTCGATGCGCTGTTTGATAACGGTCGGCGTGGTCGCCCACTCAGTGGCCCAAATAAGCGCCCGTTGAAATCCCTCTCCGACATGTTGAAAGGGAAAGGGGGCCGTTTCCGCCAGAACCTGCTTGGCAAACGTGTCGATTACTCTGGCCGTTCGGTTATTGTTATCGGTCCTGAATTGCGTCTCCATCAGTGCGGGTTGCCGAAACACATGGCACTCGAGCTGTTCAAGCCTTTTATCTACAACAAGCTCGAAGAGCGTGGGCATACAACGACTATTAAGAGTGCCAAGAAGATGGTCGAGAAAGAGCGACCAGAAGTTTGGGATATTCTTGATGAAGTGATTCGGGAACATCCCGTCTTACTCAATCGTGCACCAACGTTGCATCGCTTGGGGATTCAAGCTTTTGAACCGACACTCATCGAAGGGAAAGCCATTCAGCTCCATCCACTTGTCTGTATGGCTTATAACGCCGACTTTGATGGCGACCAAATGGCGGTGCACATTCCGTTATCGGTCGAGGCGCAAGTTGAAGCCCGTGGGTTGATGATGTCGACAAATAACATCCTCTCACCTGCGCATGGCAAAGCGATCATCGGTCCAACGCAGGATATTGTCTTGGGTTTGTACTCCATGACACGCGAGAAGCCCAGTGCACTTGGTGAAGGCAAGATTTTCAGCAACCCTGATGAAGTCCGGATCGCCTATGATCAACGCGCGGTTGAATTGCAGGCGCGTATCAAAGTTCGTATCCACGGGGAAATGACTGAAACTACAGTTGGCCGCACGCTTCTCTATGACATTGTTCCGGCGGAGATTTCTTTCTCTGAGGTGAACCGTGTCATGAAGAAAAAGGAACTCGGCTCACTGATTGATAGTGCGTTCCGCAAGTCAGGAAACAAGGCTACCGTGATCTTCGCCGATCGTTTGAAGGACCTTGGCTTTGAGTATGCCACGAGAGCTGGTATCTCGATTGGCATTCAAGATATGGCGATTCCGCCAGCAAAAGAAAAATTGCTGGGCGAAGCGCAGCGGTCACTGGAAGAAATTCAGGATCAGTATACTAAAGGTCTTATCACGGACGGTGAACGTCATAACAAAGTCGTCGATACCTGGGCTGCGGTCACCGATGAAGTTGCCAACGAAATGTTCAAGGGGCTGCAACAAAATCGCAAAGGTTTCAGTCCGATCTACATCATGGCTGATTCTGGTGCTCGTGGCAGTGCGCAGCAGATTCGTCAGCTTGCGGGTATGCGTGGCTTGATGGCCAAGCCCTCAGGCGAAATCATCGAAACCCCGATCACCGCGAATTTCCGTGAAGGGTTGTCGGTGTTGCAATACTTCATCTCTACGCACGGTGCCCGCAAAGGGTTGGCAGACACTGCTTTGAAAACAGCGAATTCTGGATATCTCACTCGCCGTTTGGTCGATGTCGCCCAGGATTCGATCGTCAGTGAGGAAGATTGTGGAACAATCGACGGGATCGAGATGACCCCTCTGGTCGAAGGTGGGGAAATCATCGAAGGTCTCGGCGAACGGGTCCTTGGCCGTGTCGCATTGGAAGATGTTCGCGATCCTTTCTCCAACGAAACGCTCGTCTATGCCAACGAAGAGATTGATGAAGAGCGCGTCAAGTTAATCGAGGATGCTGGACTCGAACGTGTCCGCATCCGCTCTGCCTTAACCTGCCAAGCGCGGCGGGGTATTTGTATCCGGTGCTATGGTCGTGACCTTGCTCGTGGGCGTATCGTGAACATGGGAGAAGCAGTAGGTATCATTGCTGCTCAGTCAATTGGTGAGCCAGGGACGCAGTTGACCATGCGGACTTTCCACTTTGGTGGCGCGGCGAGCCGGCGTGCAGAGCAAACGACACTGACCCCACGGAACGAGGGTATTCTTCGCTTCGTGAATCTTCAGACTGTTACGAGCCGCGATGGTGATCTTGTTGTGATCAACCGTAACGGTGAAGTAATCATTGTTGATTCACCTGAACCTGGCCGAGAACGCGAGCGCGAACGTTACCCGATCGTGTATGGAGCGCGATTCAAGAAGAAGGATGGCGCACGGGTCAAAGCTGGGGACCTCATTGCAGAATGGGACCCGTTTACCATACCGATTCTGACTGAACTCGGCGGTGAGGTGCGTTTCAGTGACCTTGATGAGCGCACCATGCAGGAGAAAGTGGACGAACGAACTGGGTTGTCGAGTCGAGTGATTGTCGACTACCGTGACCCCAACGTACGGCCACGAATTTCCATCGTCGATGAGGCTGGAAAAGTAGCGAAACTCATGAACGGGAACGAGGCTCGGTACGTTCTTCCGGTCGGTGCGAACCTGAACGTTGTTGAAGGGCAAAAGGTATCAGCTGGTGATGTCGTCGCCAAGATTCCACGAGAAACAACCAAAACGAAAGATATCACAGGTGGTTTGCCTCGGGTTGCCGAACTGTTCGAGGCGCGCAAACCGAAAGAATTTGCGGTCATTAGTGAGATCGAAGGTATAGTGTCATTCGGGAAAGATACAAAAGGGAAACGCAAAGTTGTGATTTCTCCAGAAGTGGGAGAACCGCGTGAGTATCTCATCCCACGTGGGAAAAACATCAGCGTTCGTGAAGGTGACCATGTTCGGGCTGGTGAAGCGCTGATGGACGGCTCCTCGAACCCCCATGACATCTTAGGTGTCTTGGGAGAAAAAGAGCTGGCGAAGTCTCTGGTTGATTCTGTACAGGAGATTTATCGCCTGCAAGGTGTCCGTATCCATGACAAGCACATCGAGGTGATCGTCCGGCAGATGATGCGCCGTGTGGCTGTCACTGAGGTGGGAGATTCTGATTTTCTCATTGGCGAGCAAGTCGAAAAGTGGCGCTTCCAGGAAGAAACCGAGAAGATCCTTACTCAGGGAGGAAAACCTCCGGA